A single genomic interval of Euwallacea similis isolate ESF13 chromosome 2, ESF131.1, whole genome shotgun sequence harbors:
- the LOC136417651 gene encoding glucose dehydrogenase [FAD, quinone]-like, with amino-acid sequence MAVGHILAATALKTVGIIGSTLWIIPLILASLTFFQYDKLDPEAPVTNQKTLYKEYDFIVVGGGSAGAVVASRLSEVPDWKVLLLEAGPDENEISDVPSLAAYLQLSKLDWAYKVESTGRACLGMKNGQCNWPRGKVLGGSSVLNYMLYVRGHRNDYDLWEQLGNPGWNYEEVLKYFIKSEDNRNPYLAKTPYHGQGGLLTVQESPWKTPLVVAFVEAGMEMGYPNRDINGAEQAGFMIAQGTIRRGQRCSTAKAFLRPVNLRKNIHIALNAHVTKVLINPTNMRAFGVEFIRNGHRQVVLARKEVILSAGAINTPQILMLSGIGPRNELNKHQIPVLRDLPVGENLQDHVGMGGLTFRIDKPVSIVQDRFQAFPMTMQYILNEKGPMTTLGGVEGLAFVNTKYGNRSWPDIQFHMAPASVNSDAGARVRKVLGLTDELYESVYKPIANQDVYTLMPLLLRPRSRGWVRLRSKNPFDAPLINANYFNHSIDIKTLVEGAKIAIRISEAQSFKKFGSRIHLIPFPNCKHLEFASDQYWECHIRTISMTIYHPVGTCKMGPEWDQEAVVDSRLRLYGVAGLRVIDTSIMPTIPSGNTNAPAIMVGEKGADLIKEDWLNNYKYRNNYVRGRDFTV; translated from the exons ATGGCTGTAGGGCATATTTTGGCAGCTACGGCCTTGAAAACCGTGGGAATAATCGGATCCACCCTCTGGATCATCCCCCTAATTTTGGCCAGTTTAACCTTTTTCCAATATGATAAACTAGATCCTGAAGCTCCGGTAACCAACCAGAAGACTTTGTATAAAGAGTACGATTTTATTGTTGTAGGGGGAGGCTCTGCTGGGGCAGTA gtGGCCTCAAGACTATCAGAAGTTCCTGACTGGAAGGTGCTTCTTCTAGAAGCAGGACCggatgaaaatgaaatttccgaCGTTCCTTCTTTGGCTGCCTATTTGCAGCTATCCAAACTGGATTGGGCCTATAAGGTGGAGAGCACTGGAAGGGCCTGTTTAG GAATGAAGAATGGGCAATGCAATTGGCCTAGAGGTAAAGTTCTGGGAGGGTCGAGTGTGTTGAATTACATGCTGTATGTCAGAGGGCATCGGAACGACTATGATCTTTGGGAGCAGCTGG GAAATCCTGGCTGGAATTACGAGGAAGTCTTGAAATACTTTATAAAGTCGGAAGATAATAGAAATCCCTATCTTGCAAAAACTCCCTACCATGGACAAGGGGGATTACTCACAGTGCAGGAGTCACCATGGAAAACTCCGCTTGTGGTAGCCTTTGTGGAGGCTGGTATGGAGATGGGGTATCCTAATag agaCATAAATGGGGCAGAACAAGCCGGATTTATGATCGCCCAAGGCACAATTCGAAGAGGACAACGCTGCTCGACCGCAAAGGCCTTCTTGAGGCCTGTAAACCTCAGAAAAAACATCCATATTGCTCTCAACGCTCACGTGACCAAAGTGCTTATAAACCCAACTAATATGAGGGCATTCGGAGTAGAATTCATCAGAAATG GTCATCGGCAAGTGGTTTTAGCAAGAAAAGAAGTAATCCTCTCGGCAGGTGCCATTAACACTCCTCAGATATTAATGCTTTCAGGAATTGGCCCTAGAAATGAGTTGAATAAGCATCAAATTCCAGTCCTGAGAGACTTGCCAGTGGGGGAAAATCTGCAGGATCATGTAGGGATGGGAGGATTGACTTTCAG GATTGATAAACCTGTTTCGATAGTTCAGGATAGATTCCAGGCCTTCCCGATGACAAtgcaatacattttaaatgaaaaaggcCCGATGACCACATTAGGAGGAGTAGAAGGACTGGCATTCGTCAATACCAA GTATGGAAACAGATCATGGCCAGACATTCAATTTCACATGGCCCCAGCCAGCGTCAACTCCGACGCTGGCGCCCGAGTACGCAAAGTCCTCGGTCTCACCGATGAGCTCTATGAATCTGTCTACAAGCCCATAGCTAATCAGGACGTCTACACTCTCATGCCGCTTCTTCTCCGTCCTCGTAGCAGAGGATGGGTGCGACTGCGCAGCAAAAACCCCTTTGATGCCCCTCTGATTAATGCCAACTACTTCAACCACTCCATCGACATTAAGACCCTGGTGGAGGGTGCCAAAATCGCTATTCGCATTAGTGAGGCGCAGTCCTTCAAGAAATTTGGTAGCAGGATACATTTGATCCCCTTCCCCAATTGCAAGCATTTGGAGTTTGCTTCTGATCAATACTGGGAGTGCCATATTCGAACTATTTCGATGACGATTTATCATCCTGTGGGAACGTGTAAAATGGGGCCTGAGTGGGACCAGGAGGCGGTAGTTGATTCTCGATTGAGGTTGTATGGAGTTGCAGGATTAAGGGTTATTGACACCAGTATTATGCCTACTATACCCAGTGGAAACACCAATGCTCCTGCTATTATGGTGGGGGAAAAGGGAGCCGATTTGATCAAGGAGGATTGGCTGAACAATTATAAGTATAGGAATAATTATGTGAGGGGAAGAGATTTTAcagtttga